The Shewanella halotolerans region GTGTAGGATAGGTGGGAGACTTTGAAGCGGGAACGCCAGTTCTCGTGGAGTCATCCTTGAAATACCACCCTTGTAGTGTTGATGTTCTAACTCTGGCCCCTGAATCGGGGTTGAGGACAGTGCCTGGTGGGTAGTTTGACTGGGGCGGTCTCCTCCCAAAGAGTAACGGAGGAGCACGAAGGTTGGCTAAGTACGGTCGGACATCGTACGGTTAGTGCAATGGCATAAGCCAGCTTAACTGCGAGACATACACGTCGAGCAGGTGCGAAAGCAGGTCATAGTGATCCGGTGGTTCTGAATGGAAGGGCCATCGCTCAACGGATAAAAGGTACTCCGGGGATAACAGGCTGATACCGCCCAAGAGTTCATATCGACGGCGGTGTTTGGCACCTCGATGTCGGCTCATCACATCCTGGGGCTGAAGTCGGTCCCAAGGGTATGGCTGTTCGCCATTTAAAGTGGTACGCGAGCTGGGTTCAGAACGTCGTGAGACAGTTCGGTCCCTATCTGCCGTGGGCGTTGGATGATTGAAGGGAGCTGCTCCTAGTACGAGAGGACCGGAGTGGACGAACCGCTGGTGTTCGGGTTGTCATGCCAATGGCATTGCCCGGTAGCTACGTTCGGAATCGATAACCGCTGAAAGCATCTAAGCGGGAAGCGAGCCCTAAGATGAGTCATCCCTAGACCTTTAAGGTCTCTAAAGAGCCGTCCGAGACTAGGACGTTGATAGGCAGGGTGTGTAAGCGTTGTGAGGCGTTGAGCTAACCTGTACTAATGACTCGTGAGGCTTAACCATACAACCCAAAAGGGTTTTACTGCAAAGTAAGTAATGGTTTACGAAAATCAAAAGAATACAAAAGTACTTGATTGAAGTCCGAACTCAAATTGACTCTTAAATAAAGAGTACAGCTTTCCGAATTTCCAAATTTGTCTGGAAACCATAGCATTGTGGTCCCACCTGATCCCATCCCGAACTCAGAAGTGAAACGCAATCGCGCCGATGGTAGTGTGGGGTCTCCCCATGTGAGAGTAGGTCATTTCCAGGCGCCTAATTTAGTATCCCGCGTAAGCGTGTTACTAAAGGAGCGGTAGTTCAGTTGGTTAGAATACCGGCCTGTCACGCCGGGGGTCGCGGGTTCGAGTCCCGTCCGCTCCGCCAACATCAAGATGAAAGCCTCTGCAGTAATGCAGAGGCTTTTTTCGTTTTTGGCTTTCGAAAAACTCAAACACTTTTCGACTTACGCTTATCGAATTGCTTGCCTGGTTACCCGTTAAAAATCTTACTTATTAGGGCTGATTCACAGCTAGTCGCCTATCTGCATTTCTCGCTTGTGATGGTGGCCGAGATCGCTGGTCCGCCGCTGCCATCTGCCTTTTGCGGAGTATATTGATATTTGAGCTCTTCGAAGTTAAGGGTGATGTTCTCGGTGAGGCGATCTTCTCCGCCTGAGCCGCCGGTAGACAGGCTGGAGACCCATACGTCACGTAATTCGATCACTATATACTCCAGGGGCGTGCCACCCGCCTTGCGCACCGTCAGTGTCGCTCTAGGGTATTGCATGTGGCTCATCTGGTTCATGAGGAGCTGGGGTGAGGCGCTATCCACATACTTGGTCACACTAATATCTTGAATGCAGGTGCGTCGCATGTCGCTGCTTGCCCCCCAAGACCAGGCGAGTACATCGATCTCGTTGCGGTGCTGCGCGTCCAGGCTCTCGCCATCGACGCCATCTATCTTGAGAAACATATCCGTAGCCGCGTTCAGCGACAAGGAGCTGAGCGCTAATAGGCCCATGGCCGCGAGTTTATACATAATCATTCTACCTATTGCCGAATTGGGTTAATTATTTATTGAGTCTAGTTTGCATTTAGAAATGGGTTCGTTTTTGCTTAGAACTAAAGAATCTGTAAACACCGCATAACGCCCAGTAGCATGAATATCGAGCGAGCCGCAAGATTGTCTATTGCTATTCCACGCGGCCTTACCTACCTTATGGCCAAGTGAAATGGCTTAGTTTCAAAGGATGGATATGAAAATAGAAATGATCTGCACCGGTGAAGAGGTGTTGTCCGGACAGATAGTCGATACCAATGCGGCATGGGCGGCAAATGCCTTGATGGACCACGGCATAGAGATGCAGCAGCGGATCACGGTAGGCGATAGATTGGACGATCTGGTCGAGGTGTTTCGCCAGCGTAGCGAGCACGCCGATGTCATCCTGGTCAATGGCGGGCTCGGCCCGACCAGCGATGATATGTCTTCCGAGGCGATGGCCATTGCCAAGGGCGAGCCTCTGGTCGAGTGCACCCTGTGGCGGGAGCGTATTCAAGAGTGGTTTACCCGTAACGGTCGACACATGCCAGAGAGCAATCTCAAACAGGCGATGTTACCCGCTTCGGCCATCATGGTGGACAATCCTGTGGGCACGGCCTGTGGTTTTCGCGTCAAACTCAATAGTGCCTGGCTCTTCTTTACTCCCGGTGTGCCTTTCGAGTTTAAGAAGATGGTGACCGACCAGTTCATTCCTTTTGTGGAGCAGATCGCCGATAGCCATGTCGAAGTCGAGGTGCAGAAGCTGCTGACCATAGGTCAGGGGGAATCGGCACTGGCCGATAAGCTAGAGGGTATGCCTTTACCGGATGGCCTGACCCTGGGCTATCGCTCCTTCATGCCCTATATCGAGATTAAGTTGTTTGCCCGAGGGGAAGCAGCCATTGGCGAATTAGACAGGGTGAAGGGCGAGGTGCTTGCTCGTCTAGGCGATGCGGTCGTCGGCCACAACGTTACCTCGCTGGCACAGGTGATCCACAACGGGCTGCTGGCTTCGGGTAAGCGTTTAAGTATTGCCGAGTCCTGTACCGGCGGCATGATCGCCAACAATCTAGTGGCCTTTGCCGGCAGCTCCAATTACCTGGATCAGGGGCTGGTGACTTATAGCAACGAGTCTAAGGTGCGCGTATTGGGGGTTAAGCCTGCGACCCTGGATGACCATGGGGCAGTCTCTATTACCACGGTTGAGGAGATGGCCAAGGGGGCAAGAAGCCTGCTGGACAGCGACTATGCCCTGGCGACCAGTGGCATTGCCGGACCCGATGGTGGCAGCGAGGCAAAGCCGGTTGGCACTGTGGCGATCGCCTTGGCGACTCGGCAAGGTGTCTATAGCCAGATGCTTAAGTTCCCGGCGCGTTCCCGCGAGTTGGTGCGGCAACTGAGCACGGCCGTTGCCTTGGATATGCTAAGGCGTGAGTTGCAGGAGTCGCCAGTTCTGGTGGACTATTCCTCTTATCCGCGATTTGCAAGATAGACTAGATAAGGCGCCAAGCATAATGGCGCCTTAAATAGAGTTGATTATGTGCTGAGGTTAATCTTTAAAGATAAGGTTAATCTTGCCCGGAACGACCTGGATACGTTTGGTCATCTCGGCGACAAGCGCCTGATTACCCTCTTGGGTATCGAGCACATACACAGGTTGGGTCTCGAGGAAGTGGGTCATGAATCCCATGATCTGAGGACTCACCTGGCCTATGGCCTGCTCGAGATCCTTTGGGTTAGATCTCAGGTTGACCAGGGTAAGGTCCTTAAGATAGAGACTGTGCTGGTCGGCATCATACCAAGGCTTGGCTTCGA contains the following coding sequences:
- a CDS encoding Hcp family type VI secretion system effector gives rise to the protein MYKLAAMGLLALSSLSLNAATDMFLKIDGVDGESLDAQHRNEIDVLAWSWGASSDMRRTCIQDISVTKYVDSASPQLLMNQMSHMQYPRATLTVRKAGGTPLEYIVIELRDVWVSSLSTGGSGGEDRLTENITLNFEELKYQYTPQKADGSGGPAISATITSEKCR
- a CDS encoding CinA family nicotinamide mononucleotide deamidase-related protein, which codes for MKIEMICTGEEVLSGQIVDTNAAWAANALMDHGIEMQQRITVGDRLDDLVEVFRQRSEHADVILVNGGLGPTSDDMSSEAMAIAKGEPLVECTLWRERIQEWFTRNGRHMPESNLKQAMLPASAIMVDNPVGTACGFRVKLNSAWLFFTPGVPFEFKKMVTDQFIPFVEQIADSHVEVEVQKLLTIGQGESALADKLEGMPLPDGLTLGYRSFMPYIEIKLFARGEAAIGELDRVKGEVLARLGDAVVGHNVTSLAQVIHNGLLASGKRLSIAESCTGGMIANNLVAFAGSSNYLDQGLVTYSNESKVRVLGVKPATLDDHGAVSITTVEEMAKGARSLLDSDYALATSGIAGPDGGSEAKPVGTVAIALATRQGVYSQMLKFPARSRELVRQLSTAVALDMLRRELQESPVLVDYSSYPRFAR